The genomic DNA GTGTGAGTGTGTATGCATGTATCATATATTTGTTTAGGGTTGTCCTACTATAGGCGATTTTTTATTGGTGTACTTGTTcatttgaaattaaaaactGAAGATGTTAGTCCTGAGCTTTTTCTTCGCCTTgcataatatatgttataactGGAATCTGATCTGTAGGGTGCATTGTCAAGAAAGTGGCGAAGAAAGCTCAGAGACTGAATCTGTATATTCTCTAAAATGTCATATATCACACGAGGTGAACCACTTGCATGAAGGTTTAAAACATGTGagtacatttttattattcaagTGAAGACCTTGTCGATTAATCTGCTTTCTTAAGACCTTGGATACATTGACTAACCCCACTTCTTACTGTAGGGTCTGAAAGGAGAACTTGAAAAAACATCTCCTGCTCTGGGCCGTACTGCTGTTTACCTCAAGGAGTCCCTTATAGATTCCTTGCCAAGGTGATCagtctcttccttttttttgtttgtgacTTTTATTGTATGTAATCACTTGTGGCATGTCCAGAGAACCTAACTTCGTCAAACTTGCTAATTATTAAGTGAAACTTTCTCTTATTATTCCATGATCTTGAAGGTACTTGACCGTTCAGTTTGTGCGGTTCTTCTGGAAAAGGGAGACTAATCAGAAAGCAAAGATTCTCAGGGTACGTTTTACTTTCTGCTTTTAAATCTTAACCATTGGTCAAAACACCAACTTGTTAATCTTTTTGCAGAAAGTGGATTATCCGCTGGAGTTGGATATCTTTGACCTTTGTTCTGAGGATCTCCGTAAGAAGCTGGAAGCTCCTCGCCAGGTTTGCACTGTCTATTGTAGTGAGCTTAATTTACATAAGCTGGTATAACAAAACCAACTGACAGTTGCGTCTTTTTCCAGAAACTTAGAGATGAGGAAGGTAAAAAGCTTGGTCTGCAACCAAAGAGTAGCTCAAAGGACATCGATGTGAAAATGACGGATGCAGAGGTACACCATATCCTATCATTTTGTacatataaatcatattttttaagtAGACAGTCTTTCAATAAGATTTTTTGCTTTGTAATTTGATTGCAGGCGCCATCATCAAATGAAGGTGGAGAATCATCCACCGCTGGCCAACAGGAAGGTATTTTATCTAATACCCGTTTTTAAAACATCTTTCTgctttgtgtttgtttttgtcCATGTTCTCGTGTAATTGggactcttttgttttttttgctataACACAGGtgcgtcttcttcttctgagaAGGGAACTCACATGACTGGAATCTATGACCTGGTCACTGTGTTGACTCACAAGGGAAGGAGTGCGGACTCTGGTCATTACGTTGCTTGGGTCAAGCAAGAGAGTGGTTAGTTTCCCCCATTCTCTAATAAAATCTTACCTCTCTCTCTTACTCTGTGTTTCAATATTTACAAGAACATTTGACATGATGACAACAGGCAAATGGATTCAGTATGATGATAGCCACCCGAGTATACAACGGGAGGAAGACATCACAAAGCTCTCTGGTGGAGGTAACAATCCAGATTAGCTTTAATCTTTTTACTGGCATGCTTTTGTGGTTCTCTCGTTTGATACGTTTATTGTTTCATTTTGTGTTTTGGTTGGTACACAGGTGATTGGCATATGGCTTACATCATTATGTACAAAGCCCGCTTCGTCTCCATGTAATCTCCTTCTCTTATGTTGATTTTTTAAGTTCTTGAAACATTCAAAGTGGTTCCAAcctttcatgttttttttttacaatgtcAAAGACTTTATGTACTTGTTCCTGTAGCAATGAGACATGTTTCATCTtgtgacatttttttttaagcTCATGCATATTTTAAAGGACCGTTTAACATATATAAGGTGGTccgtaaaataaaaaaaaactagccaTGAGGAATATAAATAGAATGGCCCCATCAGTAAAACGACAAGCTTTTTACAAATATAGTTAagcctggtttgataataacaACTCATCGGTCATCATTTCAAATCATTTCTCACCTAAATTACACAGCCTATCTAAAAAGTGGACTTCTCATTTCTTGCGAGTTAAGAGACTTGGTCATCTAGTCTGGACCacaatttcatttattttttctttcaatattcTTTTGTTCACATGATTATGAGAGTAATCAATGACTATCTATGGATAGATTTTGTGATCGTCATGTGTAAACGCGTGGATTTTTTTCAATAAGTAATATGTCGACTCCTCTCAGCTTCAGTGACGATGACCGATAAATATAGTTTCTTTTCAGTCTGAaacttcttttatttattaatcaaattCATCAAAACGATAACAAAAAATTGATGTAATATATCAAATcagaaaatcaaatataaattattgaagCACACATAAACCCGTACCATTAGAAtttggctttttttttcttttattcattaGAATTAGAATTTGATTGGACTAATAGATTTCAAGAGAAATTAATAA from Raphanus sativus cultivar WK10039 unplaced genomic scaffold, ASM80110v3 Scaffold3785, whole genome shotgun sequence includes the following:
- the LOC130494787 gene encoding ubiquitin carboxyl-terminal hydrolase 6-like; protein product: MLTVSVKWQKKVFEGIEIDVTLPPYVFKAQLYDLTGVPPERQKIMVKGGLLKDDADWSAIGVKDGQKLMMMGTADEIVKAPEKAIVFAEDLPEEEQATNLGYSAGLVNLGNTCYMNSTVQCLKSVPELKSALSNYSLAGRSNDVDQTSHMLTVATRELFGDLDRSVNAVSPTQFWMTLRKKFPQFSQLQNGMHMQQDAEECWTQLLYTLSQSLKAPASSEDSDAVKALFGVNLRSRVHCQESGEESSETESVYSLKCHISHEVNHLHEGLKHGLKGELEKTSPALGRTAVYLKESLIDSLPRYLTVQFVRFFWKRETNQKAKILRKVDYPLELDIFDLCSEDLRKKLEAPRQKLRDEEGKKLGLQPKSSSKDIDVKMTDAEAPSSNEGGESSTAGQQEGASSSSEKGTHMTGIYDLVTVLTHKGRSADSGHYVAWVKQESGKWIQYDDSHPSIQREEDITKLSGGGDWHMAYIIMYKARFVSM